A single genomic interval of uncultured Pseudodesulfovibrio sp. harbors:
- a CDS encoding trehalose 6-phosphate synthase, translating to MAEIRHTQLKTLKDFYALMAASRQVRYEAVGTILDGGKVDEDVVASLRNVLGSLEAVPEENGKRILSLDGSRDIELEMGYEIDETRKDIFYLEEGEDTFLDLLSDLHPGFDEQVAAGKELLAGLDLNCLVTDRDGTINNYCARYLTSIQSIWNSVFLSRFCLNKVQRPVILTSAPLDGLIEISVNPVGKIYYAASKGRECLDFVGRTRRLPISASKQEAIDLLNSRLTSLLLQPEYEKFSLIGSGLQFKFGQSTVARQDIGKSIDEAESMAFLATLTELTEELDPDGVNFRMEDTGLDVEIILTIDAGDGLKDFDKGDGVKYLNNELGLEMFRGPHLICGDTGSDVPMLEAALEIAPDTRAIYVTEKEDLAKKVSGLTSNALIVSQPDMLVAIMGTL from the coding sequence ATGGCGGAGATCAGGCATACTCAGCTCAAGACGCTCAAGGACTTCTATGCGCTCATGGCGGCCAGCCGTCAGGTGCGCTATGAGGCTGTCGGCACGATTCTCGACGGCGGCAAGGTGGATGAGGACGTTGTCGCTTCGTTGCGAAATGTCCTCGGTTCGCTGGAGGCCGTGCCCGAGGAGAACGGGAAGCGCATCCTCTCTCTTGACGGTTCCCGTGATATCGAGCTTGAGATGGGATATGAGATCGACGAGACCAGAAAGGATATCTTCTATCTTGAAGAGGGGGAAGATACCTTTCTGGACCTGCTCTCCGATCTGCATCCCGGATTCGACGAGCAGGTGGCCGCCGGAAAGGAGTTGCTTGCCGGACTTGATCTGAACTGCCTGGTCACTGACCGTGACGGCACGATCAACAATTATTGTGCGCGGTACCTGACATCCATCCAGTCGATCTGGAATTCCGTGTTTCTGTCCCGTTTCTGCCTGAACAAGGTGCAGCGTCCGGTCATCCTGACCTCGGCACCGCTCGACGGCCTGATTGAAATAAGCGTCAATCCCGTAGGAAAGATATACTATGCCGCGTCCAAGGGGCGGGAGTGCCTTGATTTCGTGGGGCGCACCCGGCGGCTGCCCATCTCCGCCAGCAAGCAGGAGGCCATTGATCTGCTGAACAGCCGGCTGACCTCACTGCTGTTGCAGCCCGAGTATGAGAAGTTCTCGCTTATCGGGTCCGGGTTGCAGTTCAAGTTCGGCCAATCCACGGTTGCGCGTCAGGATATCGGCAAGTCCATCGACGAAGCCGAATCCATGGCGTTTCTCGCGACCTTGACGGAGTTGACCGAGGAATTGGACCCGGACGGTGTGAACTTCCGCATGGAAGACACCGGACTGGATGTGGAGATCATCCTGACCATCGACGCGGGCGATGGCCTCAAGGATTTCGACAAGGGCGACGGGGTGAAATACCTCAACAACGAGCTTGGACTGGAAATGTTCCGGGGGCCGCACCTTATCTGCGGAGACACCGGCAGTGACGTCCCCATGCTTGAAGCCGCCCTTGAAATAGCGCCCGACACACGGGCCATTTACGTGACTGAAAAGGAGGACCTTGCCAAAAAGGTCTCCGGACTGACTTCGAATGCCCTGATCGTGTCCCAGCCTGATATGCTGGTGGCGATCATGGGAACGTTGTGA